The following are from one region of the Gloeomargarita lithophora Alchichica-D10 genome:
- a CDS encoding NUDIX domain-containing protein translates to MTTPRNPAPTVDILIELLDRPHRPLVLVERHYEPLGWAIPGGFVDYGETLAQAARREAQEETGLAVHLVSQFHTYSDPRRDLRQHTIATVFIATATGAPQAGDDAKNVGIFLPWEVSHPLCFDHSQILHDYLQFRYYGLRPQP, encoded by the coding sequence ATGACCACCCCCCGCAACCCCGCCCCCACCGTGGATATTCTCATCGAATTGCTAGACCGTCCCCACCGCCCCCTGGTGCTGGTGGAACGCCACTACGAACCCTTGGGTTGGGCAATTCCGGGGGGATTTGTGGACTACGGGGAAACCCTAGCGCAGGCAGCCCGGCGGGAAGCCCAGGAAGAAACGGGTTTGGCGGTGCATTTGGTCAGCCAATTCCACACCTATTCCGACCCCCGACGTGACCTACGCCAGCACACCATTGCCACCGTATTTATCGCCACCGCCACCGGTGCGCCCCAGGCCGGGGATGATGCCAAAAATGTGGGAATTTTTTTGCCCTGGGAAGTCTCTCACCCCTTGTGTTTTGACCATAGCCAAATCCTGCACGATTATTTGCAATTTCGTTACTACGGCCTCCGTCCCCAACCTTGA
- a CDS encoding RidA family protein, with translation MNPQPIQTPFAPLPIGPYRQAIQAQGTLVFLSGQIPLDAQGQVVSDNVTLQTRQVMENLGAVLKAAGCDWQQVVKTTVYLIDLADFAAVNQVYGEYFPADYAPARACVQVTRLPKDVRVEIDAIAVLAPG, from the coding sequence ATGAACCCCCAACCCATCCAAACCCCTTTTGCCCCCCTACCCATTGGTCCCTATCGGCAAGCAATTCAAGCCCAGGGAACCTTAGTATTTCTATCGGGGCAAATTCCCTTGGATGCCCAAGGGCAGGTGGTCAGTGATAACGTTACCCTGCAAACCCGGCAGGTGATGGAAAATTTAGGAGCAGTGTTAAAAGCGGCGGGTTGCGATTGGCAACAGGTGGTAAAAACCACGGTTTATTTAATAGATTTAGCAGACTTTGCCGCCGTAAATCAAGTGTATGGGGAGTATTTCCCAGCGGATTATGCCCCGGCGCGCGCCTGTGTGCAAGTGACCCGATTGCCCAAGGATGTGCGGGTGGAAATTGATGCCATTGCCGTACTTGCCCCCGGTTGA